In Candidatus Neomarinimicrobiota bacterium, the DNA window CCTGATATTATTGCGCACTGATGACTTAATATACTATTCATTTCTTATAAACACAATTAATAACAATGATACAATATCACTTGGATCGTCCGTCCCCCAGTTCGACCTGCGGGTCTTCCAGGAACCCGCGGGCAAGGATTTCGAGAAACTTACTCCCCGCGCGCAATCCTCAGGGATACGTCGTATTTCGTCAGTATAACGTTGGGCGATTACCTGCGGGCTAATCGATTCAGATCGATCCGCTAGTTCGGCGCACACACGCATCCACCTACCGCTTCTCCGCGTAGACGATCCGCTCGATCGGCGTAGACGTAAGCTCCCGGCCAGTCGGCTTTACGTACCGCACGGCCAGCTCCTCGTAACCGAGGTGCTCGACCACGCGCCAGCCGTACGCCGCGAGGAAGTTCGTGACGCCTTCGGGATCCATGCCGAAGAGCCAAACCTTATCCTTCACGACGTACTTTTTGTAGGCGTCCTCCTGGCCGTATATGACTTGACCGTCTATGAAGTCCTTACGGACGTACGTGAAGGCCAGGCGGCTACCGCGCGCGGCCTTGGCAAAGAAGTCGAAGGTCGTCCTGAGGCCGGTCTCGGTCAGGTACTGCGTGACCGCCTCCCAGATGAAGAACGTCCGCTTGTCCACCGAGTAGCCGTGCGCCGCCAGCACGGCGCCCAGCTCCTCGCGGTCGAAGTCGATGGGCACGAGCTTGACGTAGGCGGGAACCGCTCCAAACAGCTTCCGCAGCCGGATCCGCTTGGGCTCGATGTTCGCCAGATGATCGAGCTCCCAGGTCGGCACGTCGGCTAGAGCTGGTTGCCGGTAGGCCCGAGTGTCGAAGCCTGCACCCAGGTTCACCACCGCGTTGATCTGGCCGAGCGACTCGATCAGCTTCTCGTCTATGTACTGCTTCCGGCACATCATACCGCCCCAGATGCCGGGAAGGGTCTTCTCGGACGCGCGGACCATCCAATCCCTGGCCGCATCAGGCCGCATCAGCCACACGAAAGCTCTCATGCCGAACGGCAAGATTCGATAGGCCAGGTCATCGTCGATGATGCGCTGATCCGCTGGGAAGTGTTGCTCGATGGCGACCGCCGTCATCGGACCTGCTCCCGTTTTGGCTGCTGCTTTCGACATGCTGATTCCCTCCTTCGATTCACTTCTTCGGATTCTGTTGCGACAGCTCCCGCCGGAACCCAGCGGACTGCCCATCGAAATATATACCTTTACGAGCGACACACGGTGGGGAAACTACGAGGCCATCCAGGCGGACATCTTCGACCATATCCTGGCGGTGGTGTCGGAATTCGAGCTGCGGGTCCTCCAGGAGCCGGCCGGGAAGGATTTTGATAAGATTGCCAGTTCTGGATAATCGCTAGCGGTATACTGGCTGATGGCTTGGCTTGTGTAAATGGCCTACGGGGAATTTGGGAGTAGGGTGCGTACTAGGATTTGGTCTACGGGTGCTCAATCGTATATGTCCTTTACTCCTCGGGCATTGCTCCAATTGTGCATATGAATAGAGCATCGCCTGTACCATTTTCACAAGAGTGAATCCCTACTAGTTGCGCACCATCCGGTGATAGAGTGAACTCGAAGCTATCCAGTGAGTAGGATACATCGTGGGTTGGAGGTGAAATCTGGCAATGTATTCCATCCAATAGTAGACGATTTCCCTCTTGGACACCTGATAGTTGCTCAGTAATAGTTAGGCTGTTAGATTTTGATTTTAGGATACCATCGAAATAGCATCCATGCTGTTTAAGTGTTAAGCGCCCTTGGGTTATCGGACTAGCCCCGCATGACCAAGACCCTTGCCATAGCTCAGCCAATTGTGTAGAGGTTGGCTGGTGTTTCGCCTCGACCTCTCGCGATTCTAATTCGGGAGGCAAGACAGAATCCAAAAAGCCATGCTTATAGTGCTCCGCTAATATTTGCTGCATTTTAACCTTGAGCGTGGAGATTTGCTGTAATATAGGGGGATTTGCTTCAAAATATGTTTTGTAGGCATTCTCGACAACGAGCAGCACTTCCCAAAGGTGGGCAATAAAAAAAGCGTCTATGCGATAGGCGTTTGATACAATAACATGTCTCTTATGGTTGACTCTTAGACGAAAAAGATCAGTGCGAGTGGGATGGTTTTCTGTAAAAATATCCCATTGTGGTACTAAGGGAGCGCAATGTGAGAACGGATTGAATGTCGACCTAAGACGCTTTCGATATTCGGCTAAGCTCTCTCCAGTCACTGGACTAATAATGATTCGGTCTACCCACAAGGATGCAGCGGCACTAGGCTTCAGTTTATTGGATTCCCATCGTTCCGCTGCGCCCGCGATCATTGTAACTGCCGCAAGTAGGTCTAATGCATCCTCTAATGG includes these proteins:
- a CDS encoding SAM-dependent methyltransferase, with protein sequence MTAVAIEQHFPADQRIIDDDLAYRILPFGMRAFVWLMRPDAARDWMVRASEKTLPGIWGGMMCRKQYIDEKLIESLGQINAVVNLGAGFDTRAYRQPALADVPTWELDHLANIEPKRIRLRKLFGAVPAYVKLVPIDFDREELGAVLAAHGYSVDKRTFFIWEAVTQYLTETGLRTTFDFFAKAARGSRLAFTYVRKDFIDGQVIYGQEDAYKKYVVKDKVWLFGMDPEGVTNFLAAYGWRVVEHLGYEELAVRYVKPTGRELTSTPIERIVYAEKR